A region of the Desulfobacterales bacterium genome:
TGCAATTAATTTATTCGTTGATTTAATTTCATTATTAACTTAGTTTTATTTACCAAATAAATTTACTATAATTCAGTGGATATTCAGTAATTTGACAATTGCAAGGCAGACAGTAAATAAAACGGACATTTTTTTTACTATGGTAAAGGAGTATATTATTGGCTGACTTTTTAAATAGAATTACCATTCTTAGCCCTGCAAATATTGATGAGATATATGGATTGCCAAAATTTTCTAAAGATGAACAGTATATTTACTTATCCATGGATAAAGCAGAGCTGTCTATAGCTGATTCTCATAGGTCCCTTGAGACGAAATTATTCTTCATAATTCAACTTGGATATTTCAAAGCCAAACGGCTTTTTTTTATACCTAAATACGCTGATATAAAAGAAGATATTATTTATGCTTCACAAAGATACTTTCCTGAATCGCCTGTTCCTGAAAATATTGAAATAAACAGAATCACACGGTGGAAACAACAACAAAAAATTCTTAAGCTTTTCGGCTATCAGGAATGCGATATTTTGTGGAGAAAAAAACTCGTTGAGAAAGCCTGTCAGACAGTTCGTATTTCAACAAAACCTATTTACATTTTTAATGAGCTTCTTGTTTATCTTGCAATGTCGAAAGTAGTATTTCCGGCGTACAGCACTTTTCAGGATATTATAAGCAAAGCAATTGTAATTGAGATAGAGCGACTTTCTGGATTGGTTAATGAAAATATAACGGATGATATAAAAAAATCCCTTAATTCTTTATTATCAATTGAAAATAATACATATTTGATTACAACAATAAAAAAAGAGCCTAAAAATTTTAAATTAGGCCAGATATCTCAGGAAATATCTATAAAACACTTATTGGAACCGCTTTATTGTTTTGCAAAAGAGTTCCTTCCTAAATTAGACATATCTCAAGATAATGTAAAATATTATTCAAAGCTTGTTGATTATTACAATGTCTTTAGAATTAAACGTCTGGAAGATAATATCACAATAATATATCTCCTTTGTTTTATATACCACAGATATCAACGAATTAATGATAATTTGATTAACACTTTTATCTATCAAACAAGAAAGATAATAGAAAACTCCAAAAAAGCGGCAAATTTAAGAATTATTAATTTAAAGATGGAAGGAAATCGTTATCTTCCAAAAGTAAGCAAAGTCATGAACCTTTTCGTAGATGATACAATCTCAAATGATACATTGTTCGGCAATATAAGGAAACAAGCTTTCGGCATTTTGGAAGAAGACAAGTTTTCACTGGTTTCAAGATATATCTCCAAATACGGATTTGATCATGAAGAGATTGAATGGCTTGAAATTGAGAAATATGCCTCAGTATTTAAAATTAATATTCGCCCCTTATTATTAACTCTAAATTTCAAAAGTGTTGCAGCTAATAACAGTCTTATGGAATCGGTTGATTTCCTAAAAAAAAATATCATCGAAAAAAAGAATCTGTCTACGCTTAAACTTGAGCAATTTCCGCAGTCAATTATAAATCGTAAGCTAAAGCGTTATATTGTTAGAAAGTATAAGAAAAAAATATGTGGCAGCTCAAGAACTGTGATGGAAATTTTTCCGAACAGGTATGAGTTTCTTGTATATATGAAATTATGTCAAAACTTGGAATCGGGAGATGTTTACATAAGTGATAGTATTAAGTTTAAAAGTTTTGAAGATGATCTAATTGATAATCAACAATGGGAAAACAAGGAACGATTCATAAAACAACTAAATAAATCCTATATTTCAAGGCCTATCGAAGAAACTCTGGCGGAACTGAAAGAAGAACTGGAAAAAGCTATTGTTGATGTCAACCAACGCATTAGCGATGGAAAAAATAAAGAAATAAAAATTAAAGGGACGGGTGATAATGTCACATGGACATTACCCTACAAAAAACAGGATGATCTTTCAAATAATCCTTTATTTGAAAAAATGCCTCAAATTGAAATCTTTAGCCTTTTATCTTTTGTTGACTCTCAATGCGGTTTCATGACCGCCTTTACTCATTTTCTTGAACGCTATGTTAAAAATGAAGCTGACAATAATGCTATTTTGGGAGCATTGATAGCGCTTGCAACCAACAAAGGACTTGTTAATATGGCTGATAGTTCAGATTTGTCATATCAATCATTGTTTGCGGCCATGAAAAATTATTTGAGACAAGATACCCTTAAAAAAGCAAATGATATTAATTTATAGAAATAAAAAAATTATATTAATATCAAAGGAAGGCACAAAAAATGATTAGAATTAAATTGTCAGAAGAAGAGCGTAAGCAATTGAAAGAACATAGAACTAGAAGAGATGCGAATTTAAGTGAAAGATGTCTTTATATTCTTTTATCAGATGAAGGAAAAAGTATTTCAGAAATAG
Encoded here:
- a CDS encoding Tn3 family transposase; translated protein: MADFLNRITILSPANIDEIYGLPKFSKDEQYIYLSMDKAELSIADSHRSLETKLFFIIQLGYFKAKRLFFIPKYADIKEDIIYASQRYFPESPVPENIEINRITRWKQQQKILKLFGYQECDILWRKKLVEKACQTVRISTKPIYIFNELLVYLAMSKVVFPAYSTFQDIISKAIVIEIERLSGLVNENITDDIKKSLNSLLSIENNTYLITTIKKEPKNFKLGQISQEISIKHLLEPLYCFAKEFLPKLDISQDNVKYYSKLVDYYNVFRIKRLEDNITIIYLLCFIYHRYQRINDNLINTFIYQTRKIIENSKKAANLRIINLKMEGNRYLPKVSKVMNLFVDDTISNDTLFGNIRKQAFGILEEDKFSLVSRYISKYGFDHEEIEWLEIEKYASVFKINIRPLLLTLNFKSVAANNSLMESVDFLKKNIIEKKNLSTLKLEQFPQSIINRKLKRYIVRKYKKKICGSSRTVMEIFPNRYEFLVYMKLCQNLESGDVYISDSIKFKSFEDDLIDNQQWENKERFIKQLNKSYISRPIEETLAELKEELEKAIVDVNQRISDGKNKEIKIKGTGDNVTWTLPYKKQDDLSNNPLFEKMPQIEIFSLLSFVDSQCGFMTAFTHFLERYVKNEADNNAILGALIALATNKGLVNMADSSDLSYQSLFAAMKNYLRQDTLKKANDINL